TCATTGCGAAAGGAGTTGATGTAGAGCTTAAACGCCTTTAGCTCTACGACCCAATCTGCGGGCTGATAGTCCACTACGATCGTGCCGAAGTCAGGGTAGCCTGAGCGGGGGCAGAGGGCCGTATACTCAGGGTGCTCTAAGTGAATGGTATAGGCATTTTCTGAGGGGTTGGGCCATTTCTCCAGGGGCTCTTGGGCCGCCTGCTGAATGGCGCGATCGCCGTAGGGGAGGGTAGCGGTGTGCGACATGAAATCAGAATAAAACATTCAGAGATCTAGCCTAGTGCATGGAGGGGTAGGGTTGTAGGAGGGAAGAGAAACAATCAGTTACCCTCAAAATGTCTGTCATTGATTCTGTCTTTGATTGGGTTGGCTCATGTCCCTGCTACAG
The window above is part of the Pseudanabaena sp. FACHB-2040 genome. Proteins encoded here:
- the queF gene encoding preQ(1) synthase, with protein sequence MFYSDFMSHTATLPYGDRAIQQAAQEPLEKWPNPSENAYTIHLEHPEYTALCPRSGYPDFGTIVVDYQPADWVVELKAFKLYINSFRNERISHEGVTNAICDRIWQELSPAGLRVIGDFTRRGGVKTVITVCRGDCQLFSPYQANVL